From the Paenibacillus tianjinensis genome, the window ACTTAGCTTATTATATGCAGAAGCCATACCATTTCGGCATCCCGCTTTTAGTTCCCCCCGGGCGCATACGCAAAGGACAATTTGAGTTTGAGGGCATCCGGTACCAGTTCGATCAGAATACAGCTGAATATAACCATATTCACGGCCTGCACCGGACGCAGTCCTGGTGTGTGAGCGATATCGAAGAAGATGAAGAAGGCTGCGCAGTAACGACGGAATTCAATACTGCAGACGATGCCCACTGGATGGGGCAATTCCCGGAGCCGCTGCGGCTTGAAATGACATTCCGGCTTCAGGATGCCCGGCTTCAGCAGACGCTGAAGGTTACTCATTTGGGGTCTAACAGCATTCCTTTCGGAATTGGATATCATACCTGGTTCATGATCGATGGTGAACCGGAGCGCTGGAACCTGAGAATGCCGGTTGAAAGCATCTACGAATTGAGCCCTGAGCTGCTGCCGAGCGGCAAACTGCTACCTCTACGGGCTTTGGATTCCTTAAATCAGGGAATGAACCTGGAGGGTGCGGATCTGGACACAGTATTGAGAATTGGAGATGGACAGCCGGTAGAAGCTCTGCTGATGCGCGAAGACGGGTACGGGATTCGCTATACTGCGGACAAAGCGCATTTCCGCCACTGGGTGGTTTACACCAAAGGCCCGGCGGAACAGTATTTGTGTGCCGAGCCCTATACCTGGCTGCCGGACGCGCCAAACCTTCAGCAGGATGATTCCTTCACAGGGTTAATTACACTGAACCCTGGTGAAACACTGACTTTGCCGTGCAACCTAGAAATGATCTATCCTAAGCTCTAAACTTCATATAATTACCATCCTTAAAACCTTCTGATCTCGTGCATGATTTCTTCTCCTTGCGCCCATACTATCTTCACAACGGACGAAGGAGGTGAACAAACATGGGTCAAGCAGGTCAACAAGGTCGTGGAAGCCGTTCCAATAACCTGGTCGTTCCACAAGCGACTGCAGCGCTGCAGCAGTTGAAATATGAAGCAGCACAAGAGCTTGGTGTAACGATTCCTCAAGATGGTTACTACGGTAACTATACTTCCCGCGAAACAGGTTCTTTGGGAGGATATATCACCAAACGTCTGGTACAACTGGCAGAACAACAACTGTCTGGTCGTTCGTAGTAGCCTTATTTTAAGTGGATTTATCCGGCAGGCTAATACCTGATACGGAGTAGTTTTTCGGCCCGTCTATCGCTTCTTGCCGAAGCGTAGGCGGGCTTTTTGCTAAGGGGTAATCTATGTATAGCTCAGCCGAAATATTGATCAGAAGCATCCCCGGAATGCGGGACTTTCGGTGCGCGGATCATCAGATTGGCCATATTGTAATTCGACTCAAGAATTGCATCGACAACCACCATTCCCTGGCGGACCGCAAATTCATAGCTGATCTCGCCGTGTGTCCAGCGCCGTTTGTATTTGAGGCTCTCCAGCGCCATAAGCCGGAACGAAGATTGCTGGCCGGAGCTGAGTCCATCAGGCTCTGCTATAATTGCACCACCGCGGCCGGACAGCGGATTATGGCGGATACCAAACTTGCCGATGACATTATTCCTGATTTGCATAAAAACCGTGCCGGAATTTAGCCCTGACAATTCCTCCTGCAGTTCCTTAAACACTAAATCCACCTGTCTCGCTAGCGAGAGTTGTTCCGTCCGTAGCATATTGTTCCTCCTAAAAGTTTTGTTAGCAATGCTTCTCTGCTTATTCTTCGTACAAAACTCGCTTCGGAAGCATAACTTAAGTTTTGTTAGCAATGCTTCTTCGCTTATTCTTCGTACAAAACTGGCTTCGTAAGCATAAACTTAAGTTTTGTTAGCAATGCTTTTTCACTTGTTCAGTTTTTGCAGAAAAACACCTTCACATTTATGTCTAGCGGGCCTTATATAAGGCTTTAGGCTCATTATAGGATACTAAATTCAGCGCCACAACATTATTCAACATAATTGGGTGAATATCCCTATAAATGCGCAATTTTCATTATCGATAAATAGAATTCCCGTTATATAACGACTATTTTCGACAAATAAGCAGTCAAAAAAAGCCCCTAAACAGGGGCTTTTGCGCGTTCACACATAGTTTTGGCATTATAAACCATTATTCAAAAAAAATGAATTGTCTAACTTTTGACAAACATTTAAGCAAATTGCTCGGTCATCCGCAGAAATTCGTTAATATCTTCAACAATCAAATCGACAGCTCCCTGCCAGAAGTCCGGCTTCTTAAGATCAACGCCTAGATGTCTCAAGACCAGATCCTCCAGTGTCATCACACCGGTATCCCGCAGCAGGCTATCATATTTATCAGCAAACGATGGACCTTCTTGCAGGGCTAACCGGTACAGCCCCGTACTGAACATATACCCGACAGTATACGGGAAGTTGTAGAACGGTACATCCGTGATATAGAAATGCAGCTTGGACGCCCAGAAATGCGGGTGATATTCAGACAGGACCCCGCAGAAGGCTTCCTTCTGGGCTTCTTCCATCAGTGCCGACAGTTCTTCGGCGTTAACCAGACCTTCTTTGCGCTTCTCGTAGAAACGGGTCTCAAACAGGAAACGGGCGTGGATATTCATGAAAAAGGCAACGCTGTTCTGAATTTTTGCTTCAAGTAAGGCTAGCTTCTCATCAGCTTCAGTGGATGCCTTCACCTGAGCATCGGCTACAATCACTTCGGCAAAAGTCGAGGCTGTCTCCGCGACATTCATCGCATAGTTCTGATTGAACAGCGGCTGGTCATCGAGCAGGAAGGAGTGATAGGCATGGCCCAGCTCGTGCGCCAGTGTCGAAACATTGGAAGGCGTGCCGCTATAGGTCATAAAAATGCGTGATTCCTTACTCTCGGGGAAAGATACACAGAAGCCGCCTGGGCGCTTAGCCGGACGGTCTTCGACCTCAATCCAGTTATTGTCGAAAGCATGCTCGGCAAAATCCGCCATCCTTGGACTGAATTTGCGGAATTGCGTTACAATGTCTGCTGCTGCTGCTTCATAAGGAATTTTGCCGGAGGATTTGCCGACCGGTGCATCAACGTCGACCCAGGACAATGCATCCTTGCCGAGAACCTTGGCTTTCCGCTGCAAATACGATACAAGTGCAGGTTTGTTTCTGGTAATTACATCCCACATCATATCCAGGGTGGCACGTGACATCCGGTTGATGCCAAGCGGTTCCTTGAGCACATCATCCCAGCCTCTTCCCTTGTACAGCTTCAGGCGGAAGCCTGCCAGATGATTGAGGGTGTCGGCACTGTAATCCGCAGCAGCAGCCCAGGCCTCTTCCCATTTCCGGAACATGGTCTCACGTACACTCTCGTCGTCATCACTCAGCTTGTTGAACGCTTGACCGACAGACAACAGCTTCGTTCCGTCTTTGTCTTCGAAGGGAATCTGGATCGAGCCTACAATCGTCTCATAATGCTCGCTCCAGCCATGGTAGCCGTCTACGGCAAGCTCCAGCGCAAGGCTCTCCAGCTCCGGGCTCATCTTCTCACGGGCCAGGTCACGGCTTTCACTTAGTACGAAAGAGAGCGGTGCGATCTCAGGACGGGCCATCCACTGTGCCCAAACCGCGTCTGATGTCTGGCGAAGTACACTGTCAAACTGCGAGCTGACCCCCTCGAACCCGGCGCGCAGCCCTGTTACTTTAGAGGACAGCCGGACAGCTCCTTTGTCCTGCTGATTCTGGGCACCCAGACAGCCGGTAAATTCCGCTGCCTGGGTCAGGCGGCCGGCACAGCTCTGCAGCAGCTCAATTACGCCATCCAGCGCTGTGGTAGCGTCTGCGTCAGCAGGAGATTCTGCACCAGCTACCTGCTTGCGCAAAGACTCAATATCCGCTTCGAGCTTCTTAAGAAAGTCCTCAAATTGGGGAGAGGATGAGCCTCCCGGAAAAATAGAATCCAAATCCCAGGTTAACGATATCGGTTGTTTCATTGATTTCCACCATTCCTTTGCTATCATTTGGTTTTCTTTGTATTTGGCCTGAAGCCATGGTAAAGTGAATTACGAAAAGCGTGGCGCCAGCGGCTCCACAGCTAACATTAAACTTAGGAGGGCTGCAACATGAAACCACTGCAAATTTCACCGGAAACAGCGATCACCCTATCCAAACAGCTGGGCGTTCCCCTGGAACACTTGATGCATATGCCTCAACATATTTTGCTGCAAAAAATCGCCGAATTATCCAAGAAGCAGAGTGAAGGTACTAGCGGAACAGAGGCATCACCTGAGAAGGGAACCGAATGATCCCTTTCAGCCATACCTGGCCTTATGACATTATTTATGGTGACCTGTATGTACAATATTGTCCATTCTGCAACGAGGAAAATGTGCTTTTGCCGATGAAGCCGAAGGAATTGCAGCTCGTGCGCGACGGCAAAAAAAAGCTGCTGGTTTTCCCCTGCTGCAGTACAAGCCCAACGGTCATCGATAATGACGCCGACTATCTGCTGTTTGACCGTGTTGTCCGCTGAGTTATCGGAATAAACAACTCAATAATACCGCTGTTAACAAGACAGCTGCTATAAAGCGCAAAAGAGGGCTCGCTCTGTTTTGCGCTTTTTTGTCTGCACATACCTGCACTCCGCTATCGGCTATAGATTGGGAATACTGTCCGGATCAACATTTTCACCGCGCATCTGTTCACGCAGCAGCGTCCATTGCTCACGGGCCGCCCGGATCATCGCAGCATCCATAATCCTCTGGTCATTGATCAGGCGCGAGAACCATTTCACTGCGTTCAAATACTCCCCTATTCGTCTGTTCAGCTCACCAATCAGAAACATCAGGCGGGCATCATTGCCGCCCATTCCGTCGTTCTCAAATACCTTGATATACTCATCCAGGGAATACCGCAGGAAACGCTGCTCCAGCGCCGTCTCGCCCTTATAACGGTACATCCAGGCGATATGGTGCAGATGGCTGGCAATAATCCGTTCCTTGTCCTGGATACATTGAGCGCATATCAGTGCAAGCTTGTAGGTTTCAAGAGCGGTTTCCCAGTTGCGTTTGCCGCCGAAATCGCGGTTCTTCCAACGGCTTCCTACCTGTTCGTTAAATGCTTTGCGCTGCCAGTCGGCCAGTTTGTCGGCTGAATTCTCCGTGGAGGCAAACCCACATTTCGGGCAGACGCGCACCACATAATAATCGGGGTTCTCATCTTTGTAGTAGGAGCAGAAATCTGCATCACGGCGTATGGCTCTTTTAAGGCTTGGGCGCACCCGTGAGGTGGAAAATTCATGTTCACAGTTGCTGCAAATTACGTTAATTGAATACAGGGGGACTAACTCTGTCAAATGCCCTCATCCTTTCGCGATCAACTACTCCTTATTCCTCAGGCATGTTGACAAAATGATGTGCGGGTCCAGCAAGCCGGCTCAAAACAAATGAACGGAGCGGTTCCTCTACACCGGTTTCCTCCAGCGCCTCTTTCATACAGTCCAGCCAATCTTCAGCACGCTCCGGTGTAATTGGAACATGCATATGTCTTGCTCTCATCATCGGATGGCCATGCTGCTGTGAGAATAGTGCAGGTCCGCCAAAAAACTGACTGAGAAATTGATACTGCTTTTCCATAACAGGAGTAATATCGGCAGGGAATAACGGGCTTAGCTGCGGATGAAGCTGCACCTTGGCATAAAACACTTCCACCAGACGGTGTAGTCCCTCAGCGCCCCCCAGGTTGTCATATAGACTAGCGTTTGGATTCATCGGAGGTTACCAGCTTTCTTCCATATTAATGTAAGGCTAAATTTATTATACCAAAAAAAAAGGCGCTAAACCTAAGTTTAGCACCTTGGGAGTTATTTAATAGGTCCTAAATTCCTCATCACCTGGAGGGACGAGCGAGACCCGGATAACATAGACAAAAGCACAAACGAGAACTCCGGCAACTACACTCATCACCATCACTCCATCCCTAATTATTAATATAAAAAAGGTGTGCATTAATTAATTTTATAATACCATAATTCAAGCTGAAAATCACAGAGAAATGTAATCGCTTTCCTAACTTTTTTGTGCTGTTTGTCCTACTTTCTGCATACATCTAACCATAGACGGGGAGGCGTTGCTTATGACTTTGAAAAAGCTGGGCGGACCGCTGCTGGGCCTGCTCCTGTCCGGCTGTATGCTGCTGATGCTGCTGCACCCGGCAAATACGCTTGCCGCAGCACTGCGCGGGCTGGCCATCTGGTGGGACGTACTGTTCCCTTCACTGTTTCCATTCTTCGTCATTTCCGAAATGCTGCTTGGCTTCGGGGTAGTGCATCTTTTCGGGGCTCTGCTCGATCCGCTCATGCGCCCGCTGTTCAATATCCCCGGCAGCGGCGGTTTCGTGGCCGCCATGGGATATGTATCAGGATATCCAGTCGGTGCCAAATTAACCGCAAAGCTGCGCGAGCAGCAACTGATCAGCCGGGTGGAAGGCGAGCGGCTGGTGGCCTTCACAACCTCCTCGGACCCGATTTTTCTGCTGGGTGCGGTATCGGTCGGCTTTTTTCATGATGCCTCCTTAGGGCTTGTGCTGGCACTGTCGCACTACGGCGGCGGATTGATTGTGGGTCTTCTGATGTCCTTTCACGGACGCCAGGACAAACCCGCTGCCGTTTCTACACTCCTTGGCGGGTCGCCCGGGCTGTCACAGGCTGCGGAGGGACAACGCGAAGGAAGGCTCCGCTTGGCGCTGAACTCCATGGCTGAGGCCCGGCGAAGGGACGGACGGAGTTTGGGCGAGCTGCTCAAAAGCGCAGTGCAGTCTTCACTGCAGCTTATTATTGTCGTCGGAGGCCTGGTTGTATTCTTCAACGTTCTAATGGAGCTGCTCACCCGCGCCGGAGTTATGTCAGCCCTGTTCAGCGTCCTTGGCAGCCTGTTGTCCTTCGCGGGTTTCCCGCCCGGGCTGTCGGCGGCGCTTGCCAGCGGTTTCTTCGAGGTGACGATAGGCGCCCGTTCAGCCGGTGAAGCCGTTGCCTCAGTACCCCTGCAGTTCAAAGCAGCGACGGCAGCCTTCATCCTCTCTTGGGGCGGATTATCGGTTCACGCCCAGGTAGCAAGCATACTGAATGGCTCAGGCCTGCGCTATCTGCCCTTTATGGCAGCAAGGCTGGTGCATGCCTTCCTGTCGGCGGTCTTGCTGCTCCTTCTCTGGAAACCTGTCGTTGGTTCCAGGCTGTCTGCAGGCTTCGGCTCTTTACCTGCTTTTACCGGATTCTCTTCTTCACCAGTCTCCGGCCTGGCCGCCAGCCTCGGTCTGCTGGGTGTGCTGCTGGGAGCAGCCCTGGTGCTGTCGCTGC encodes:
- a CDS encoding globin domain-containing protein, whose protein sequence is MNPNASLYDNLGGAEGLHRLVEVFYAKVQLHPQLSPLFPADITPVMEKQYQFLSQFFGGPALFSQQHGHPMMRARHMHVPITPERAEDWLDCMKEALEETGVEEPLRSFVLSRLAGPAHHFVNMPEE
- a CDS encoding DUF2225 domain-containing protein; the protein is MTELVPLYSINVICSNCEHEFSTSRVRPSLKRAIRRDADFCSYYKDENPDYYVVRVCPKCGFASTENSADKLADWQRKAFNEQVGSRWKNRDFGGKRNWETALETYKLALICAQCIQDKERIIASHLHHIAWMYRYKGETALEQRFLRYSLDEYIKVFENDGMGGNDARLMFLIGELNRRIGEYLNAVKWFSRLINDQRIMDAAMIRAAREQWTLLREQMRGENVDPDSIPNL
- a CDS encoding M3 family oligoendopeptidase, whose amino-acid sequence is MKQPISLTWDLDSIFPGGSSSPQFEDFLKKLEADIESLRKQVAGAESPADADATTALDGVIELLQSCAGRLTQAAEFTGCLGAQNQQDKGAVRLSSKVTGLRAGFEGVSSQFDSVLRQTSDAVWAQWMARPEIAPLSFVLSESRDLAREKMSPELESLALELAVDGYHGWSEHYETIVGSIQIPFEDKDGTKLLSVGQAFNKLSDDDESVRETMFRKWEEAWAAAADYSADTLNHLAGFRLKLYKGRGWDDVLKEPLGINRMSRATLDMMWDVITRNKPALVSYLQRKAKVLGKDALSWVDVDAPVGKSSGKIPYEAAAADIVTQFRKFSPRMADFAEHAFDNNWIEVEDRPAKRPGGFCVSFPESKESRIFMTYSGTPSNVSTLAHELGHAYHSFLLDDQPLFNQNYAMNVAETASTFAEVIVADAQVKASTEADEKLALLEAKIQNSVAFFMNIHARFLFETRFYEKRKEGLVNAEELSALMEEAQKEAFCGVLSEYHPHFWASKLHFYITDVPFYNFPYTVGYMFSTGLYRLALQEGPSFADKYDSLLRDTGVMTLEDLVLRHLGVDLKKPDFWQGAVDLIVEDINEFLRMTEQFA
- a CDS encoding alpha/beta-type small acid-soluble spore protein, which encodes MGQAGQQGRGSRSNNLVVPQATAALQQLKYEAAQELGVTIPQDGYYGNYTSRETGSLGGYITKRLVQLAEQQLSGRS
- a CDS encoding YycC family protein, whose translation is MKPLQISPETAITLSKQLGVPLEHLMHMPQHILLQKIAELSKKQSEGTSGTEASPEKGTE
- a CDS encoding aldose 1-epimerase; translation: MKQVTKGQWGGYDTYILHSRELEVTLLPRLGNNVISLWDHKEQRQILRRPDESDLAYYMQKPYHFGIPLLVPPGRIRKGQFEFEGIRYQFDQNTAEYNHIHGLHRTQSWCVSDIEEDEEGCAVTTEFNTADDAHWMGQFPEPLRLEMTFRLQDARLQQTLKVTHLGSNSIPFGIGYHTWFMIDGEPERWNLRMPVESIYELSPELLPSGKLLPLRALDSLNQGMNLEGADLDTVLRIGDGQPVEALLMREDGYGIRYTADKAHFRHWVVYTKGPAEQYLCAEPYTWLPDAPNLQQDDSFTGLITLNPGETLTLPCNLEMIYPKL
- the ylbJ gene encoding sporulation integral membrane protein YlbJ, encoding MTLKKLGGPLLGLLLSGCMLLMLLHPANTLAAALRGLAIWWDVLFPSLFPFFVISEMLLGFGVVHLFGALLDPLMRPLFNIPGSGGFVAAMGYVSGYPVGAKLTAKLREQQLISRVEGERLVAFTTSSDPIFLLGAVSVGFFHDASLGLVLALSHYGGGLIVGLLMSFHGRQDKPAAVSTLLGGSPGLSQAAEGQREGRLRLALNSMAEARRRDGRSLGELLKSAVQSSLQLIIVVGGLVVFFNVLMELLTRAGVMSALFSVLGSLLSFAGFPPGLSAALASGFFEVTIGARSAGEAVASVPLQFKAATAAFILSWGGLSVHAQVASILNGSGLRYLPFMAARLVHAFLSAVLLLLLWKPVVGSRLSAGFGSLPAFTGFSSSPVSGLAASLGLLGVLLGAALVLSLLVWLLRKTPLLRPRP
- a CDS encoding O-methyltransferase, with the translated sequence MLRTEQLSLARQVDLVFKELQEELSGLNSGTVFMQIRNNVIGKFGIRHNPLSGRGGAIIAEPDGLSSGQQSSFRLMALESLKYKRRWTHGEISYEFAVRQGMVVVDAILESNYNMANLMIRAPKVPHSGDASDQYFG